The DNA sequence TCATGTTAGAGTTCCTTGTTTTTACTTGAGAGTAAAGAGATTGTTTCCGATCCTGATCGAGATATCATGATCGTGAGAGACAGCAGTCACGCCGCGTGCGTCACTACTTATGCACAGGCCCAACAATATTCAGCCCAGCCTGAGTGGCTGTACCAAACCGCTGATGACCAGGAACTGGTTGTCATGCAGGTTGAAATTCAGAGAACCGGTTCACTCTGAACTCACTAGATGACTCAAACCCCTATTGCTAAAGGTCCGATTACACAATTCCTCTATGCAGTGTTGAGATGTTTGCACAGGACATGCCGAAGGAAGAATCTTTACAAACGGTAGAACTCGTAAACAAGGAATCTTGTAACTAACGCCTTTTATTGTTGCAGTTTATCGCTGGAAACTGCGGTTGGCGTGAGAATGTTCAGGGGGGCGGGGCGTAAAGAAGTGTAAGGAATCTGAAACACGGCTTTACAAAGCGTGTTTCAAAACAACAACAAATGCGTTGTTTCTGAAAATTCAGTCTGTTGAATCAAATCCCGGAAGAGAAAGTTCTCTTCCGGGATTCGTCTCGATCAGCTCTCAAGTTAAAAATCTGCACTCAGGCTTATCGGCCTCTGCCTTCGTTGACGGTGACAAACCGGACACCGGTCACCAGGTCACAGGTGGTGTTCAGGTCGCAGTCATCGACGGCGTCTTCGAAGCGTGATCCACGATAGTAGCTTTTCAGTTTTCCGCCGGTCCCCCGGAAGCCTGTGTAGGCATAGCTTTGTGTGAGGGCTCCGATTGCGTTTGAAATATCATTTAATTCAGTGTTTACAGCGACAGCAACTTCACTCAGGCCAACAATCATGGCCAGTACGGCGATGGTCAGGACCAGGACCAGCTCGGCTGAAATCACAAATCCAGCTTCGTCATTTAAAAATTGTTTCCACATTGTTTGAGTTCCTCTTTTTGAGATTGAGAGTTTTGTTTTAGATTCCATACGGAATCCTGAGAGACTTCGAAATCAGTTCAGAATGCCCCGGGGGCTGAAGCCGGGGCTTCTGCAGCGAATCGATTGAGGGTCGATTCAAGGTGCTGTCAGGGAACAGGCTGTCTGCCTGGACTGGTTTCAGCTACCGGTTCTGTCTGAATCCAGTTACAGGGAAGAAATCAGTTATTCTGAACGTGACTCCTTTAACGGTTGTATCGATTGCAGAGATCGTGCCAGATGTTTCTGATTTGAGGATCGAAGGGGCTGCCTGGGAGTGGCGATGCTATAATTGATTAGCGATTCGAGGTTTAGGGGAAGAGCTATAAGGCAGGATTGAGCGGGCGAAGTGTTCAGCTCAGCAATTTTTGTAAAGAGATCTGAACACGGCTTTACAAATCGTGTTTCAGAATTCCGACAAAACCGTAAATTGAATATGATTTCAGGAGCAACAGGACGTTTTTAAGCCAGGCTTTGATAAATCGCGGTGGGCAGGATCTCTGTGGGATACATTTAAGATGGTATTCCAACGATTTAAATCAGAGTCTGAAAGAACCGGGAATTCAGGAAAGCAGTTTGAGTCATGCAAGTTACTATCACAGCCGTCGGGCCGGACAATCGCGGATTAGCAGATCCCATCGTGCACTATGTGACCGGTGTAGGGGCCAATATTCATGAGATCCAGATGTATGACCATGATTCAGAACGCCTGTTTGCCATGCTGCTGCGTATCGACTGGCCCGTTGATGTGGAGCCGATCGCGGTGCTCCGGGAACGGATTATGCAGATCGGTGCGCAGAAGGGGCTGACCTTACGCGTCTGGGCGCGTGATGAGCATGATCGTCCTCCCCGGATCGCGATCTGTACGACTTATCGCAGTGAGCCTGCTGCGGCGGTTCTGGAAGCGATCAAGTCTGGCGTCATCCAGGCAGAGCCGGCAGTGATCATCGGCAACCGGGATCGTTGCCAGTCGCTGGCGGCTGAGCATGGACTGGACTTTCATAACATCGGCGACGAGCGGGGGAACCCGGACTACGATCAGATGGTGTCGCTGTTCGATTCATACGAAGTTGACTACGTGCTCTTGGCCCGGTACATGCGGGTGCTGCCCCCCGGGATCTGCTGGAGTTTCGCCGGCGGCCGCATCATCAATCTGCACCACGGTCTGCTGCCGTCCTATCCCGGATTTCAGCCTTATGAAGATGCTTTCAGTCATCACATGCTGACCTTTGGGGCCACAATTCACTTCATCATTCCGGAACTGGACGCGGGCAATCAGATCATTCATCAGAACGCGTTTACGGTGGCACCGGGAACTTCGCTGAAAGAGATCAAGCGGATCGGGGAGACCGAACATGAGCCCGAGTGTTTGGTGGAAGGGGTCCGCCGGGTCGTGGATCGCGAGGTGGAACTGCACTTCCATCGCGTCGTGGGGATGGCTGGGAAAAACTGAGGAAGGGGACGTTCAGTCTTTCAGTTTTGATTTGACCAGTTTGAAAACGTCGTCGAACATCGGCTCTGTCAGTCGACCGGTAAATGTATTCTGCTGGCTGGGATGATAACTGCCGACGAGCCAGTGACCATCGGGAAACTGATACGCGGCTCCGTGCCCGAAGGCAGGTCGTTTGCCGGACAGTCTGTCCTGGCGTTTTTTGAAGTCGAGGACCGCTTTCCAGCCGATCTGTCCCAGAGCGAGAAAGACTTTGACGGGTAGCATGTCGACCGTCTGTTCCAGCCAGGGGTGACAGTTTTCAATCTCTTCGCGCGTCGGTTTATTCGCGGGCGGCGCACAGTGACAGGTGGCGGTGATCGCGCAGTTGATCAGCTCCAGTCCGTCATCACTGCTGACCGCTTCGGGTTGCGTCGCAAAGCCTGCTTTATGCAGGGCGCGGTACAGCCAGTCCCCACTGCGATCGCCGGTAAACATGCGACCGGTCCGGTTGGCACCATGGGCCGCAGGGGCCAGGCCCACAATCAGCAGTTCGGCCTGTGAATCACCAAAATTGGGGACCGGTTTACCCCAGTAGTCCCAGTCGAGAAATGCTTTCCGTTTTTCAGCCGCGATTTTCAGACAATGGGTCCGCAGACGATCGCAGAGGTCGCAATTGGTGATATTCCGGTTTAACTGGTTCCACTTGGTTTTTGACATCCGGCTTCTCGTCTGACTGCTGATCAATGGTTCTGGTACAGGTTAGGGGGATCGTACTGATTATTCCCGCCGCAACGATCAAATGCGGCAGCGATAGATCATCAATAGCAGTAAACGGGTAATGCCGTCAAACGGGACTCTATATTTAAAGAGAACATTTTAAAATCGAGGCTTGAAAAACCGTCGAAAGCCTCTTTACGATAGTATCACAGTGCGGTGCCTGCCTGTCTCAGACAGTGGCGGGTGCGGCGCGTTTGATTTTCTGCATTTGAATATGCCCCTTTCAGGAACAGCGATTGTGTCGAAACTTCAACTCCCTTTGATGTCATTGATAGCCGCAATTCCCGGTGCTTTGTTAACGTACATGCTGGTGATGGCATTTCTGAATCATGCGGAAGCCATGTCGACGACATTGCTGGGAGTGGCCGGCCTGACACTGCTGATGAGTGCCATGCTGACGCTGATGCCCGTTGGTGCCCTGATCTTCGGACCCAAGGGGGCAGGTAAGTCGAAGAGCAAAGCGAAGGACGACGCAGAGTCGGATCTGGTTGATGAAGAGGAAGACGACGAAGAACTGGTATCTGATTCCGGAGCCGAAATCTCAGACGAGTTTGAAGCAGACGAATTCGCTGATGACGACGATGACCTGATGGCGTCGGGCGATGATATGGAAGTCGACGAACTGGATGACTTCAGTGACAGTGAATTCGACGATGCGGCTGACAGCGAGTTCGACTTTGCCGACGATGAGTATGAATTCGACGAAGACGATGAAGAAGAGAACAAATAACGTTTACCTGTTCTCTCCTTCTATTCGCTCGAATTGATTACTGCTGCAGATGCTGCTGGAAGAACTGGTCCATATCGGCGACCATGTCATTGAACCAGGGAAGCTGGTTCCAGCAGCCGTGCTTACCCTTGGGGTAAACCTTAATGCCCGTAGGTACCCCGGCTGTTTTGAGCTTTTCCCGTGAGGGGGCGTTGCGTTCGGGGTTGTCAAATTCCCCGGTCATAAACAGCAGTGGTGGTGTCTGCCGGGAAAGATGCAGGTAGGCATCGCTGAGTTCGTAAAGCTCGGGTGCTTCATCAATCGTTTTGCCCAGCCACTGATTGGAATTGGATTTCTTTGGGTCCTTGCGCGAACGTTCGGCGACCGAACCGGAGGCCATCATCATCGGTCCTGCCATCACGATGGCGGCCTGTAATTGAGAAGACCGGTCAGCATAGCCGGCATCTCCCTGGAGCGCTTTGACGTGTGGTGCCGCTGCCATCAGTCCGACCAGATGTCCGCCTGCGGAACCGCCGACGGCACCGATCTGCTGAGGATTGACATGGTATTTAGCGGCCTCCGCTCTGAGAAAACGGACGGCAGCGTTACAGTCCTGAATTCCAGCGGGGAACTTTGCTTCATGTCCCAGTCGATAACCGACGGCCATCGTGACATAGCCCCGCTCGGCCAGGGCGATCGCCAGGGCACGGAACTTGGTTTTATCTCCGTTGAGCCAGCCACCGCCGTGCACGACAACGACTGCCGGGAAAGGACCTTTACCGGTCTGGGGTACAAAAATATCTGCGAGCAGCTTGCGCGGTCCGGCCTGACCGTAGACCACATTCAGGTGTGGCGTGACTGAATCTGGTACGACTGTGGAGGGGCGGTTACCGCTATTGGCTGAAACTTCCGGTTCGGGCATGCAGCCATAGGCGTTCATGCGCTGACGATAGAGTCCCCCAAAGCCGGTGATGTAGAGCGACCGCATGTCCTGATCGCCGAAAGTGCAGTTGATGGGGCGGGTGGGCGTATGGATTTTTCCGAGCAGTTTGCCCTCAGGATTCCAGATCCAGATGTCTGCAGCACCGGCACAGTAGACGTTCCCGGCACGGTCGATGGTCATCCCGTCGGCACCCTTGTCGGGGCCATCATCCATTTTGGCAAACAGGCGTCCGTTTTTGACTTCGCCTGGTTTGGTTACATCGTAAGCCCAGATCTCTTTGGGGACGTATGCAGCAACATAGAGTGTCTGACCATCGGGAGAGAGGGTGATTCCGTTGGGCGTTTTGATCTCTTTGATGGCGACCGACTGTTTGCCTTCCGGTGAAATCCAGATGACTTCCCCCGAGCCGGTGAGAGTGTAGTAGATGCCCCCGGTTTGATCCACGACCAGATCGTTCGGACGACGGGGCGGCTTGACATCATTCGGCTGACCATTGATGCGTTTCTTCTGTTTACCTTCCAGAACTGAGATCTGGCTGTTGCCGTTATCTGAGAGGTAGAGTTTGCCATGATCATAAAAGCTCGCGCTGATCCGGCCGGCGTCGTTCAGGAAGACCTGGACTTTACCGGTGCGGGGCTGATAGCGATACAGCTTGCCTGCTTTAACATCGGGGAAGTAGAGAGTGCCGCGTCCATCCCAGGCGGGACCATCGGCGAGTTCGAATTGGGTCGCGATCGTCTCCAGCGGGGACGACGTATCGATGACAGATTCTTCAGCAGAGAGCGTGATCTGCACGAAAAGTACAGAGAGCAGGGCAAGGGCGAGCTGTTTCATAGATGTTTCCTGATCGAAAGTGAAACGGATTGAGGTTCCTGGCTGGCGGAAGTGGATTGATGGTCAGTCGAGACGCAATGGTCACCAGTCCCTGTCAGCGATGCGCTGCGGGACCAGGCTTCCTGTTCCGATCAGCCCCGGGATACGGGACTGTGGAAAAAAGCGGTCGCGACTCCTACAATCGGGAGCACACACGGCCGGGACAGGTAAGCGAACCTTTGTCGTCTGTTGAGCATCAAACAGGTACCTCGGGATTGGTATACTGGAATCAACGTGAGTCTGTTTATTCTCAGAAATTTGATGAAACAGATCAATCGTTATCCATGAGAATGCTCGGGTTCCCCTCAAGAAACCTTCGCGTTTTCACAGAGATTCAGGCTGGAGAGCAGAAAGAACAAATCAGTATGAGTGAGACCGACCAGACTTTGATCGAAACCCGTTTTTTGAGGTTGATCAAACGGGGACGCTGGGAATTTGTGCAACGTGCCAACGCGTCAGGAGTGGTCTGCCTGTTCCCGTTGACCCGGGATTACCGGGTGATTCTGGTCGAGCAGTTTCGTCCGCCTGTGAATTCCCCGGTGATTGAATTCCCGGCGGGACTGGCGGGGGATATCGCAGGTCAGGAAGACGAACTGCTGGAAACCGCGGCACTCCGGGAACTGGAAGAAGAGACCGGTTATGCAGCGGGGCGAATCATTTCACTCGGATCAACAGTCTCTTCGGCCGGCCTGACCGATGAAGCGGTTCATTTTTTCCTGGCCCTCGATCTGGAGCAGGTCGCGGAGGGGGGCGGCGATGAATCGGAGAATATCACCGTGCATTCTGTGCCGTTTGCGGAAGTCGAAGACTGGCTTAAAGCGGCCGAAGCACGCGGCTGTCTGCTCGATGCCCGAATTTACGCAGGTCTGTATTTTCTCTCCAAACATGTGCCGACGACTTCCTGAGCCGTTTGCTATATTCTCAAGACAAATGAGCTATAATAACGACGGACCAACATTTCAGATCCTCTTGAATCTGCTTTTTTAATCATAGAATGAGACTCCCATGAGTGAAGAATGGATAGCCGACCGGATGCACCTGATTGACGCCTCCGGAATTCGCAAGGTGTTTGACCTGGCGGCGAACATGAAAAATCCGATCAACCTGAGCATCGGGCAGCCCCACTTTGATACTCCCGATGAGATCAAAGACGCGCTCTGTCAGGCAGTCCGGGATGGGAAAAACGCTTACAGCCAGACACAGGGGATCGCCCCGCTGATCGAAAAGATCCAGTCGCGGGTAGACGAGATGTATCATCACGAGGATCGCCAGGTCTTTATTTCCAGTGGCACCAGCGGTGCATTGATGCTGGTGTTGAATGCCCTGGTCAACCCGGGTGATGAAGTCATTGTGTTCGATCCTTACTTCGTAATGTATACGCACCTGACCCGTGTGGTGGGGGGCAAACCTGTGTTTGTAGAGACTTACCCGGATTTCAAGATCGACGTGGAAAAAGTCCGGGCCGCGATCACCGACAAGACGAAGCTGATCCTGTTTAACAGTCCGAGCAATCCGACCGGCCACGTTGCCTCGGAAGAGGAAGTGCGAGCCCTGGCGGAACTGGCGGCGGAAAAAAACATCGCGCTGGTCAGCGACGAGATCTATCGTTCCTTCTGTTATGACGATCCGTTTGTGAGCCCGGCTGCTTATAACGAGAAGGTGATCGTAATCGACGGGATGAGTAAATCGCATTCGATGACCGGCCATCGGCTGGGCTTCGTGCATGGTCCCAAAGCCGTGACGCAGCAGATGATCAAACTGCAGCAGTACACGTTCGTCTGTGCCCCGCATCCGGTGCAGTGGGCTGGACTGGCGGCGCTGGACTACGATATCTCGGGACGCGTGGAAGAATACAAGGAAAAGCGTGATCTGATGCGGGATCTGCTCTCGGACCGGTTCGAAATCGCCGGTGCGCAGGGGGCGTTCTATATGTTCGTCAAAGCTCCATGGGGAACGGGGACCGAATTCTGCACCGAAGCGATCAAGAACAACCTGCTGATCATACCGGGCAATGTGTTCAGTAATCAGGATACGCATTTCCGAATCTCCTATGCCCAGGAAAATCCGGTTCTGGAGGCCGGGGCGGAAATTCTGAATCGGCTGGCAGACCGCAAGGGCTGAATAATCCGACCGGAAACAGGTCGTTGTCAGGGCCGGGGGAAGTTTTTTGTACAAATAAAAACTTTCTCTATACCTGAAAGGGTATCACCTCTATCATGGAGAGAGTGTGAGACTCTCATTCCCTTCCGAATAGACTTACGATACTGTCTGACAACGACTTATGCCTTCCGATCAACCGCAGAAAAACGGTCCTGGGGCTCCCGCCGGATCCGCACGCGAAAAGTCTTCTCCACGCTCTGCTGAACTGCAGGGAGGGGAATCCGCTCCGCTTGCGCACCCTGACGACTCCGATCTGAGTGAGGACACGGTTTATCAACCGGGGACGACACCTCAAACAGGAAAAAAGCAGACTGAATCGGTCAATCTCGTCGGCAGACAGCTGGGGGATTTCAAAATCCTGCGTCGCCTGGGGCAGGGAGGAATGGCTACTGTTTATCTGGCTGAACAGGTCTCTCTGAAACGCGAAGCCGCCATCAAGGTGATGCACAGCGAACTGATGAGTGATGAGACCCACATCAGGCGCTTCGAACGCGAGGCGAAAGCGGCCGCGGGGCTCACGCATCCGAATATCGTCCAGGTTTACATGACGGGCGATTTCGAGGGAACGCATTATATTGCTCAGGAATACGTGCGGGGGATCAATCTCAAGGAATACCTGGCCCGCAACGCACCCCCCGATTGTGCGCTGATCCTCAAAATCATGCGACAGGTGACCGCGGCCCTGCATGCCGCTGCGGAGAAGGGGATCGTGCATCGGGATATCAAACCCGAGAACATCATGATCACGTCCCGCAAGCTGATCAAGGTGGCCGATTTCGGACTGGCCCAGATTGCCCAGTCTGACGAGCGGGTCCATCTGACTCAGGTCGGCACCACAATGGGGACGCCGCTGTATATGAGTCCGGAGCAGGTCAACGGCAAGGCACTCGACCAGCGGAGCGATATCTATTCGCTGGGTGTGACCTGTTACCATTTG is a window from the Gimesia benthica genome containing:
- a CDS encoding uracil-DNA glycosylase, with product MSKTKWNQLNRNITNCDLCDRLRTHCLKIAAEKRKAFLDWDYWGKPVPNFGDSQAELLIVGLAPAAHGANRTGRMFTGDRSGDWLYRALHKAGFATQPEAVSSDDGLELINCAITATCHCAPPANKPTREEIENCHPWLEQTVDMLPVKVFLALGQIGWKAVLDFKKRQDRLSGKRPAFGHGAAYQFPDGHWLVGSYHPSQQNTFTGRLTEPMFDDVFKLVKSKLKD
- a CDS encoding NUDIX hydrolase, which produces MSETDQTLIETRFLRLIKRGRWEFVQRANASGVVCLFPLTRDYRVILVEQFRPPVNSPVIEFPAGLAGDIAGQEDELLETAALRELEEETGYAAGRIISLGSTVSSAGLTDEAVHFFLALDLEQVAEGGGDESENITVHSVPFAEVEDWLKAAEARGCLLDARIYAGLYFLSKHVPTTS
- a CDS encoding pyridoxal phosphate-dependent aminotransferase, with protein sequence MSEEWIADRMHLIDASGIRKVFDLAANMKNPINLSIGQPHFDTPDEIKDALCQAVRDGKNAYSQTQGIAPLIEKIQSRVDEMYHHEDRQVFISSGTSGALMLVLNALVNPGDEVIVFDPYFVMYTHLTRVVGGKPVFVETYPDFKIDVEKVRAAITDKTKLILFNSPSNPTGHVASEEEVRALAELAAEKNIALVSDEIYRSFCYDDPFVSPAAYNEKVIVIDGMSKSHSMTGHRLGFVHGPKAVTQQMIKLQQYTFVCAPHPVQWAGLAALDYDISGRVEEYKEKRDLMRDLLSDRFEIAGAQGAFYMFVKAPWGTGTEFCTEAIKNNLLIIPGNVFSNQDTHFRISYAQENPVLEAGAEILNRLADRKG
- a CDS encoding SMP-30/gluconolactonase/LRE family protein — translated: MKQLALALLSVLFVQITLSAEESVIDTSSPLETIATQFELADGPAWDGRGTLYFPDVKAGKLYRYQPRTGKVQVFLNDAGRISASFYDHGKLYLSDNGNSQISVLEGKQKKRINGQPNDVKPPRRPNDLVVDQTGGIYYTLTGSGEVIWISPEGKQSVAIKEIKTPNGITLSPDGQTLYVAAYVPKEIWAYDVTKPGEVKNGRLFAKMDDGPDKGADGMTIDRAGNVYCAGAADIWIWNPEGKLLGKIHTPTRPINCTFGDQDMRSLYITGFGGLYRQRMNAYGCMPEPEVSANSGNRPSTVVPDSVTPHLNVVYGQAGPRKLLADIFVPQTGKGPFPAVVVVHGGGWLNGDKTKFRALAIALAERGYVTMAVGYRLGHEAKFPAGIQDCNAAVRFLRAEAAKYHVNPQQIGAVGGSAGGHLVGLMAAAPHVKALQGDAGYADRSSQLQAAIVMAGPMMMASGSVAERSRKDPKKSNSNQWLGKTIDEAPELYELSDAYLHLSRQTPPLLFMTGEFDNPERNAPSREKLKTAGVPTGIKVYPKGKHGCWNQLPWFNDMVADMDQFFQQHLQQ
- a CDS encoding formyltetrahydrofolate deformylase, with the translated sequence MQVTITAVGPDNRGLADPIVHYVTGVGANIHEIQMYDHDSERLFAMLLRIDWPVDVEPIAVLRERIMQIGAQKGLTLRVWARDEHDRPPRIAICTTYRSEPAAAVLEAIKSGVIQAEPAVIIGNRDRCQSLAAEHGLDFHNIGDERGNPDYDQMVSLFDSYEVDYVLLARYMRVLPPGICWSFAGGRIINLHHGLLPSYPGFQPYEDAFSHHMLTFGATIHFIIPELDAGNQIIHQNAFTVAPGTSLKEIKRIGETEHEPECLVEGVRRVVDREVELHFHRVVGMAGKN